The following proteins are co-located in the Deferribacter autotrophicus genome:
- a CDS encoding nitrilase-related carbon-nitrogen hydrolase, with the protein MKIGLIQNYVKLGDIENNKSLFFSEIAALLKESPDFIILPEMWLTGFDYENIFKFSENTFNIIKELQNILSDDTLIVSSLPEQSNSKVFNTIFVFNKSKIIAKYRKNFLFSPLREDIYFEKGNDITVFENKGTKIGLHTCYEIRFPELFRLSTYNGAELFFVPAIWPAGKKHHWLTLIKARAIENQAFIVGCNANKISTKNKEVACGYSVVIDPWGNEVFIADEEPLSTTVSLDMSKVKEVRDTIPSLKDAMEVFEINKKPYKG; encoded by the coding sequence ATGAAAATAGGTTTAATTCAGAATTATGTAAAACTTGGAGATATTGAAAATAATAAAAGCTTATTTTTCAGTGAAATAGCAGCTCTACTAAAAGAGTCACCTGACTTTATTATTTTACCTGAGATGTGGTTAACAGGTTTTGATTATGAAAACATTTTTAAATTCTCAGAAAATACCTTTAATATTATAAAAGAGTTACAAAATATTCTTTCTGATGATACACTGATTGTTTCATCTCTACCTGAACAATCCAATTCTAAAGTTTTCAATACAATTTTTGTGTTTAATAAATCTAAAATCATTGCTAAATATAGAAAAAATTTCCTTTTTTCTCCATTAAGAGAAGATATCTATTTTGAAAAGGGTAATGATATAACTGTATTTGAAAATAAAGGAACAAAAATTGGACTACATACTTGCTATGAAATTAGATTCCCAGAACTTTTTAGATTATCAACGTATAATGGAGCTGAGCTTTTCTTTGTACCAGCAATCTGGCCCGCAGGAAAAAAGCATCATTGGCTCACTTTAATCAAAGCAAGAGCCATTGAAAACCAAGCGTTTATAGTAGGTTGTAATGCAAACAAAATAAGCACAAAGAACAAAGAAGTAGCTTGTGGATACTCCGTCGTAATAGATCCTTGGGGGAATGAGGTTTTTATCGCTGATGAAGAACCCTTAAGCACAACTGTTTCATTAGATATGTCAAAGGTAAAAGAGGTACGAGATACTATACCTAGCCTAAAAGATGCAATGGAAGTTTTCGAAATAAACAAAAAACCCTACAAAGGGTAA